TGCGGAGGTGCTCAGCCTCGTCGGGTGTAAAGCCGAGGTCTCGGAAGACATTTCCCGTGGAACGCGTCATCTTCACCCTCATTGGCGGCTTACCTGCCTCCCTGAGGTCGATGAAGTACCTCGGTCTGCCGGCCAGCTCAGCGCCCACCCGTTAGGCGTCTCGATGGAACTTGCCAGCCACTCGCCGGGATCCCCTCCGGAGCTCCTGGCGAAGGACGCGCCGAATGGTACTCTCGAGAGATTCGGGCCGACGTCGGGCGTACTCACGCAGCGCGTTGTTGATGAGCGTCTGGTAACTGCCGCCGCCCGCGGCATGCACCTGCTGCCGGAACCAGTCGATCACGTCGTCGTCGAGGCGGATAGTGATCCGGGTCTTCCCCGGCGGGACCGGGACCACGGCGCCCCGCTTGCCCTTGCTGAAATCGTACTCCTTCTTCATCGTCGCTTACCTTCGTATTGCTTTCGTTCCCTGCGGGTTGCAGGCCTCGCGGAGATCAGGCGGATTCGTGGACCCCGCCACGTGCATACGACGACGAGCACACGCCCGAGCACGTCGGAGGCGAGAGTTACGAACCGTTGCTCGTCGGGATCGTCGTCGGGAATGGTGATGGCCATTTCGTCGTGGAGAGCCGTGGCAGCGTCTGCGAAGTCCACTCCGTGCTTCTGGAGGTTGAGCCTAGCCTTCTCCGGATCCCACTCGACCTCCACGAGGGGCTAGTGTATGCACAACTGTACACCAGACACAACAAGTTCAAGGTTTTGTATCAGTCGTCCACGCCGGCTAACACCGTGCTGCAGCCGGCCGGCGACCAACCAGGGGTCATGCCCGGACGATCCGTCGCCGGCGGTTGAGCGCCCGGTCCGCTGACGCGGCGCCCGCGATGGCCCGCACCGCGACCGTGTCCCCCTGGAAGCACGCGATCGTTGTCGGAGCCTCGTCCGGCATCGGTGCCGCAGTTGCCCGCGAGCTCGGACGGCAGGGATGTCGGGTGGCGCTCGTCGCGCGGCGGGAAGAGGAGCTACGCCGGGTCGCCGACGCGATCAATGGAGCCGGCGCGACCCACGACCTCGCCCGGCTCTACGTGCACGACGTGACCGCGTACGACGAGGTGCCCGGGCTGCTGGAACGCATCTGCCGGGACCTCGGCGGCCTCGACCTGATCGTCTATGCCGCCGGCGTCATGCCGCGGCTCGCAGCCGACGAATACACCTTCGACAAGGATCGCCGCACCCTGGAGGTCAACGTCCTCGGCGCCGTCGCGTGGCTCAACGAGGCGGCACAGCGCTTCGCGCTGGCGCGTGCCGGCACGATCGTGGGGATCGCCTCGGTGGCGGGCGACCGTGGCCGTCGCGGGAACCCCGTCTACTGCACGTCGAAGGCGGCGCTCGCGACGTACCTGGAAGCGCTCCGCAACCGTGTCGGGCGCCATGGCGTCGCGGTGGTGACCGTCAAGCCGGGCCCGGTCGACACCCCGATGAGCCGCGGCGTCGAGCGCCGGCCCTTCGTCATCGGAGCGGACGACGCCGCGCGCCAGATCCTGGCCGCCGCGCGCCGGCGGGCGGTCGTCGCTTACGTGCCGAGGATCTGGCAGCCGATCATGTTCGTGATACGCCACCTCCCGTCGCGCATCTTCCGGCACCTCGACCTATGAGCCGGTCCGCGCATTCCGGCACGGCGGTGGCGTCGGGTACCCTGCCGGTCGAGCGGCTCGAACGCCTGTGGGGATGGGGCAGGACGTCGAGCGCCACGAGCTACGTCTACCGGCCGAGCACGCCCGAGGGCGTACTCCAGATGTTCGAGCTCGCGCGGGCTCACGGGGTGACGGTCGGGCTCCGCGGCGCGGGCCAGAGCTACGGCGATGCCGCGCTCAACGCCGGAAACATCTGCCTGGACCTCTCGTGCATGAAGCGGATCCTCGCCTGGGATCCCGGTCAGGGAATCATCCAGCTCGAGCCCGGCGTGACGATCGAGCAGCTCTGGCAGTACGCGATCGAGGACGGCTGGTGGCCCGCCGTCGTGCCCGGAACGATGTTCGCCACCCTCGGCGGCTGCCTCGGCATGAACGTCCACGGCAAGAACAACTGGGCCGTCGGTCCGATCGGCGAACACGTCGTCGAGTTCGAGCTCCTGCTGCCGAACGGGGAAGTGCGGCGGTGCAGCCGCGAGCACGAGGCCGAGCTCTTCCACGCCGCGATCGGGGGATTCGGCATGCTCGGGTGCTTCCTGAGCGTCACCCTGCGTCTGAAGAGGGTGCACTCCGGCCTGCTCGACGTGGAGCCCTTTGTCGCGCGGAGCCTCGACGAGATGATCGAGGTGTTCGAGGCGCGGATGAGGACCGCGGACCATCTTGTCGGTTGGGTCGACGGGCTTGCCCGCGGCGAGCAGGTGGGCCGCGGCGTGGTCCACCAGGCGAACCACCTCGGGCCCGGCGACGACCCGGAGCCGGCGCGCACCCTGCGCGTGGACAGCCAGACGCTCCCCGCGACGTTGATCGGTGTCGTTCCCGCATCCATGGCGTGGCGGCTGATGCGGCCGTTCATGAACCAGATCGGCCTCCGCCTCATCAACGGAGTGCGATATCGGTGGAGTCGCGCAACGGGCCACCGGGCCTACCGGCAGTCGCACGCCGCATTCGCCTTCCTCTTCGACTACATCCCGAACTGGAACCTCGTCTACGGACCGGGTGGGATGATCCAGTACCAGAGCTTCGTGCCGGCGTCGCGCGCTGCGCGGGTCTTCAAGATGCAGCTGGAGCTCGCGCGGCGGAACGGCCTCCCGGCACTGCTCGGCGTCCTCAAGCGCCACCGCGCGGACCCCTTCCTCATGTCCCCTGCCGTCGACGGGTACTCGCTGGCGCTCGAGTTCAAGGTCACCGAGCGGAACCGCCGGCGGCTGTGGGCGCTCGCGGCCGAGTTCGACGCGCTGGTCCTCGAGGCTGGGGGCCGCCTCTACTTCGCGAAGGACAGCACGACGACCGCGG
This sequence is a window from Deltaproteobacteria bacterium. Protein-coding genes within it:
- a CDS encoding CopG family transcriptional regulator, producing MKKEYDFSKGKRGAVVPVPPGKTRITIRLDDDVIDWFRQQVHAAGGGSYQTLINNALREYARRRPESLESTIRRVLRQELRRGSRRVAGKFHRDA
- a CDS encoding SDR family NAD(P)-dependent oxidoreductase yields the protein MARTATVSPWKHAIVVGASSGIGAAVARELGRQGCRVALVARREEELRRVADAINGAGATHDLARLYVHDVTAYDEVPGLLERICRDLGGLDLIVYAAGVMPRLAADEYTFDKDRRTLEVNVLGAVAWLNEAAQRFALARAGTIVGIASVAGDRGRRGNPVYCTSKAALATYLEALRNRVGRHGVAVVTVKPGPVDTPMSRGVERRPFVIGADDAARQILAAARRRAVVAYVPRIWQPIMFVIRHLPSRIFRHLDL
- a CDS encoding BrnT family toxin, whose product is MEVEWDPEKARLNLQKHGVDFADAATALHDEMAITIPDDDPDEQRFVTLASDVLGRVLVVVCTWRGPRIRLISARPATRRERKQYEGKRR
- a CDS encoding FAD-binding oxidoreductase, whose translation is MSRSAHSGTAVASGTLPVERLERLWGWGRTSSATSYVYRPSTPEGVLQMFELARAHGVTVGLRGAGQSYGDAALNAGNICLDLSCMKRILAWDPGQGIIQLEPGVTIEQLWQYAIEDGWWPAVVPGTMFATLGGCLGMNVHGKNNWAVGPIGEHVVEFELLLPNGEVRRCSREHEAELFHAAIGGFGMLGCFLSVTLRLKRVHSGLLDVEPFVARSLDEMIEVFEARMRTADHLVGWVDGLARGEQVGRGVVHQANHLGPGDDPEPARTLRVDSQTLPATLIGVVPASMAWRLMRPFMNQIGLRLINGVRYRWSRATGHRAYRQSHAAFAFLFDYIPNWNLVYGPGGMIQYQSFVPASRAARVFKMQLELARRNGLPALLGVLKRHRADPFLMSPAVDGYSLALEFKVTERNRRRLWALAAEFDALVLEAGGRLYFAKDSTTTAATVRRAYGEERIERFLALKRVCDPEDRLVTDLFRRLLCGRDEAL